Below is a genomic region from Longimicrobium sp..
CGTTGCCATCAACCCGCCTCCAGGTAATACAACGTGCAACGATCCAACGGTGCTCGTCTGCTGATAGCATTACTTCTTCGGACCGCGGCTCCGACTTTGGCGATCCTTGGAGCATCGACCTCCATGGCAGCGCAGTCCTCCGTTAGAGAAGTTTCGCTGGGAATGGGGAGCCGGGGCGTGTTCTCCCTCCCGGTGGAGAACGACACCGCGACACCGGTGTCCGTGGGAGCCGCATCGCTCGGGCTCCGGCGGCAAGCCTCGCTCAGCTCAACCCGCGCTCATTACTTACAGGAAGGGGAGCTCGCGAGAAAGGGCACACGCATTCGTGGCAGGACCGCGGGGGCGCTGATCGGAGCAGTTGTATTCGGGGCCGTAGGGCTCGCGGGCGGCTACGCGATCGATAATGCCGAGCGGAGTCAAGGAACGAGAATCGGATCTGCGACTCTCGGTGGTGCCGCAGGAGGAGTTCTCATTGGAGCAGTGCTCGGTGGCGCCGTAGGCTGGCTGTTGGAACGCTAGGGCGGGTCCGCAGCGGTGCGCCGGTGCAGGTGGGTTTCTTGTTCGGCGCTGCTCTTTCAGCTTCGAGGTCGGACGCCGGTTCTGCGAGTGAGCGTGATGGGAGCTTGGACCGCCCCATTCTGCGCACCCGCGGAGCCGGCGTCCGTCTTCTTCTACTTACCTCCGCTGTATCGACGCATCCCCCTCCCCCAGGCAGTTTTGGGGGAGGAGGATGCGTCGCGGAGCGAGGCTGGGGGTGAGGGCCCCCTCAGAACGCGAAGCCGATGTTCACCAGGCGGATGCTCGGGATCACCACCGGGAGGTCGGATTCGTTGTCCACGTCGCCGCCGAGCAGGCGGCGGGCGCCGATGCCGGTGCCGATGAAGAAGCGGCGGTCGCGACCCACCAGCCAGTTGTAGTTCAGCTCCACACCCACGATGAACGCGGACGAGGTCGGGCCGTCATCCTGCTGCGCCTGCGAGTCCACGATGAACTCGTCGAAATCCTCCTCGTCGGTCACCTGGCCGTAGCCCAGCGAGGCGCCGATGGAGAAGCCGGAGAGCGGGCGCGCCTGCGGATAGTAGCGGAACTTGGCCTCGATGGTCGCCAGCGCGTCGTTGTCCGCCGAGAAGTACGCCCCGGCCACACCCGCGGTGGAGGTGCTGCTGATCGCCCGCTCGTACTCGCCGTTGAAGTAGCCGAAGAGGAGGCCCAGCGGATTCGCGGAGATGACCTGCTGGTACGCGGGTACGGTGTCGGTCTGGGCGCGCGCCGGAGCAGCGGAGACCAGGGCGGCGGCTGCTACGGCTGCGATGAATCGTTTCTTCATGGATACGGACCGTGTGTGGAGGAGTGGCGCTGGGAGCGGAGCCGGGAGCGGCTCCGATCGTGTATCTGCAGGCGAATGCGCGAGCGCGGGCGGTTCTGACGGGGTCCTGCCTACACGGCCCAGCGCAGTTCCGGAATCCGCGGGATCTCGCCGATCTCGGCGGCAAGGGCATAGAACGCCCGAAGCCCCTCGATCATGGACGGATCCAGGTCGAACGAAAGATCGCCCCAGTAGCGATCGAGGAACGCGGGCTCGAATCCGAAGTGCGGCCCCCAGCGCGCCGCCAGCTCCGCCCGGTTGCGCGCGCCGTACTCGCGCGAGGCCAGCAGGGTGCGGTGCAGGCGGCGCAGCGCGTTCGGGCTGCCCCCCGCCACCTGCCACACGGCGAAGGCGAAGGGGAGCCCAGTCTGCTGCCACCAAACTTCGCCAAGGTCGAAGCGGAAGGGAAGGGCGGGGTGCAGTCCTCCGCGAAGCGCCACGTCGCCGATGAAGAGCGCCGCGTCCGCGCCGCCGGCGAAGGGGTCGTCGCGCGCCTGGTCGAACCAGTGGAAGGTGGGCTCCACGCCCCACCGGGTGCGCAGCAGCACCTTGAGCAGCACCACCGATGTGGCCGACGCGGTGGGGATCGCCACCCGCGCCCGCTCGAGCGACTCGGGTGGGCGGCGCGCCAGGAAGAGGATGCTCCTCACCGGCCCACGCGACCCGATCACCAGCTGTGGCATGATGCCGTACGCATCCGCGTGCCGCGCGAACTCGATGCTGGACGACGGCGCCACGTCGATCTCGCCGCGATCCAGCATTCCGTTCAGCTCCGAGGGCACCCCCTCCACCACCGAGAGCCCCGCCCCCAGCCCGCCATCCAGGATCCCCGCGTGCACCGGGAAGCAGTTGCTGTACGTGATGTGCCCCAGCCTGAGCCCCCTCTCCTCGTCCATCGTCCCTCCATCCGAAAGAAAAGCATCACACAGAGAGCACGGAGGGAACAGCGAAGGCACAGAGAACTACCTTCAGTTGTTCTTGTCGTCCCCTCTGTGGCTCTGTGTGAGGATGCGGTTGGTGGCCTCCCAGATCAGCTCCGCCGTCCCCTCTACCCCGAAGCGCGCCGTGTCGACGCTGAGGTGGTACAGGGCGGGATCGAGCCAGTCCTGTCCGAAGTGCTCGCGGACGTACGCGCGCCGGTCCGCGTCCGAGCGGCGCACGCGCTCGGTGGCGACGCGCTCGTCGAGGGCGAAGTGCTCCCTCACCCGCGCCACTCGTGCCGCGAACTGGGCGTGGAGGAGCACGTGAAAGGTGTCCGCGTGGCCACGCAGGATGCACTGCGCCCCGTGCCCCACGATGACCGCCGGCTCCTCTGCCGCGGCCTGGGCGACGATGCGCCGCGCCGCCTTCGCCGTCGCCTCGGGCGAGAGCGCGGCGGGGAGGCCGGCGAGCGATTCGGGGAAGCTCTCCGACAGGTAGAGCCCCAGCCGCTCCACGAAGCGCTCCACCCGCTCGGTGTTGGCCTCCACCTGCTCCGGCGCCACCTCCAGCTCCGCGGCGATCCGCTCCACCAGCGCGCGGTCCAGCAGGCGCCAGCCCAGCGCCTCGGCCAGCCGGTTGGCCACCGCCTCGCCGCGGGCGCCGAACTGCCTCGCAATCGTGACCACCGTCATCCCGCGACCCCTCCGCCGAAGGTGCGCGCTGAGAATGCCCCCCGCCGCGTCCCCTTGTCAACGCGCGCGCACCGGCCTAACGTCCCACGACCCATCCCGATTCGCGAAAGAGCCCGCCGTTCCCTACACCCGGGGTCCTCCATGTCCGGTCCGTCCACACCGCCGCCGCCCGACGTGCTCACCGCCGATGCGTGGGCGCGGCTGGAGAGCGACCCCGAGTTCCGCGCGCTGGTGGCCGCCAAGCGGCGCTTCATCCTCCCGGCCACGCTCTTCTTCGTGGTCTACTATTTCGCCCTCCCGGTGCTCGTGGGATACTTCCCCCGGGCGATGGGGCGCGACGTGGTGGGGAACGTGAACATCGCCTACCTCTTTGCGCTGTCGCAGTTCTTCATGGCGTGGATCCTCATGGTGATGTACGTGCGCCGAGCCCGCGCCTTCGACGCGCAGGCCGAGCGGATCGCGTCGCGCGCCCACGCGGGAGGTGCCCGGTGACCACTTCGCTCCTGATGTTCGTGGCCTTCGTGCTTCTGACGCTGGGGATCACCTTCTGGGCATCGCGCCGCACGCAGACCACGGCCGAGTTCTACAGCGCCGGGCGCAGCATCACCGGCTTCCAGAACGGATGGGCCGTGGCGGGCGACTACATGAGCGCCGCCTCGTTCCTGGGAATCGCGGGGCTGATCGCCTTCTACGGCTACGATGGCTTCATGTACTCGGTGGGTTGGCTGGTGGCGTACCTCACCGTGCTGCTGCTGGTGGCGGAGCCGCTCCGCAACACGGGCAAGTTCACCATGGCGGACGTGCTGGCCTTCCGCCTCAAGAGCCCCAAGGTGCGCACCGTCGCGGCGATCTCCACGCTCACCGTCTCGCTCTTCTACATGATCGCGCAGATGGTGGGCGCCGGCTCGCTGGTGAGCCTGCTGATCCCGCAGATCTCGTTCAACCTCGCCATCGTGATGGTGGGCGCGCTGATGCTTGTGTACGTGATCTTCGGTGGGATGCTGGCGACGACGTGGGTGCAGATCGTGAAGGCCGTGCTCCTGATGATGGGTACCATCCTGCTGTCGCTGCTGGTGATGTACCGCTTCAACTTCTCCTTCCTGCAGTTCTTCGACGCGGTCGCCGGGGTGACGGGACAGGTGTGCGCGGAAGGGGCGGTCAAGGACGGCGTCTGCCCCGGCGGCGGTGCGCCGATCACCAAGGACTTCACGCAGCCCGGCCTGTACTACCACGGCAAGTGGGGTCCGCTCTCGCTGATCTCGCTGGGCATCGCGCTGATCTTTGGAACGGCGGGGCTGCCGCACATCCTGGTGCGCTTCTACACGGTGCCCTCGGCCATCGCGGCGCGCACCTCGGTGGTGTGGGCGATGATCCTGATCGGCTCCTTCTACATCATGACCACCTTCCTCGGTTTCGGCGCGGCGACGCTGGTGGGGAAGGCGAACATCGGGCTGATGAAGGAAGGTAAGATCGTCCCCAACCAGAACCTCGCCGCGCCGCTGCTGGCGCAGGAGGTGGGGGGCGAGATCTTTTTGTCGTTCGTGGCGGCGATCGCCTTCGCCACGATCCTGGCCGTGGTGGCGGGGCTGACCATCGCGTCCTCGTCCGCATTCGCGCACGACATCTGGTTCAGCGTGGTGAAGCGCGGCGAGGGGCACGACGAAAAGGAGCAGGTGCGCGTGGCCCGCATCGCCGCCGCGCTGATCGGCGTCCTGTCGATCGGGATGGCGATCGCGCTGCGGTCGTTGAACGTGGCGTTCCTGGTGGGCCTGGCCTTCGCCGTGGCGGCCAGCGCCAACGTCCCCGCCATCCTGCTGACGCTGTACTGGCGGCGCTTCAACACCACGGGGATGGTGACGGGGATGCTGGTGGGGCTGATCTCGTCGGTGGTCCTGATCGTCCTGAGCCCCGCCGTCATGGGCGTGGACCCGCCGACCGCGGCGAGCCGCCACCTGATCCAGGCCGCCGCCATCTTTCCGCTGGACAACCCGGCAGTGGTCTCGGTGCCGCTGGGCTTCCTGGCCGCGATCCTGGGTTCGCTGCTGTCGCGCGATCCGGTATCGGAGGCAGCGTACAGCGAGCTGAACGTGCGGGCGAATACGGGGTTGGGGGCGGTGTAGGGGGCCCCCTCCCCCCCGACCCCCTCCCCCGCCCGCGGGGGCGCAGGGCGGGCGAGGGGGAGAATTCAATGTGCCGCTGCCGGCATCGCAGGCCCTCTCCCTGCTCGCGCTTGCGTGCATCCGTGCCGGTCCTCCGGTTCGCCCTGCCGCACCGATCCGTAGGGGCTGCGATTCATCGCGCCCGCCCTTTGCCTTCCTCGACCGACGCCCACCGCACCGTAACCGGTAGGGGCAGACCTGCGTGTCTGCCCACCCTCGCCCCCACCTCCACCACCGCCCATCTGGCCGACATCCGTAGGGGCGCCCC
It encodes:
- a CDS encoding menaquinone biosynthesis protein, which translates into the protein MDEERGLRLGHITYSNCFPVHAGILDGGLGAGLSVVEGVPSELNGMLDRGEIDVAPSSSIEFARHADAYGIMPQLVIGSRGPVRSILFLARRPPESLERARVAIPTASATSVVLLKVLLRTRWGVEPTFHWFDQARDDPFAGGADAALFIGDVALRGGLHPALPFRFDLGEVWWQQTGLPFAFAVWQVAGGSPNALRRLHRTLLASREYGARNRAELAARWGPHFGFEPAFLDRYWGDLSFDLDPSMIEGLRAFYALAAEIGEIPRIPELRWAV
- a CDS encoding cytidylate kinase-like family protein, translated to MTVVTIARQFGARGEAVANRLAEALGWRLLDRALVERIAAELEVAPEQVEANTERVERFVERLGLYLSESFPESLAGLPAALSPEATAKAARRIVAQAAAEEPAVIVGHGAQCILRGHADTFHVLLHAQFAARVARVREHFALDERVATERVRRSDADRRAYVREHFGQDWLDPALYHLSVDTARFGVEGTAELIWEATNRILTQSHRGDDKNN
- a CDS encoding DUF485 domain-containing protein — protein: MSGPSTPPPPDVLTADAWARLESDPEFRALVAAKRRFILPATLFFVVYYFALPVLVGYFPRAMGRDVVGNVNIAYLFALSQFFMAWILMVMYVRRARAFDAQAERIASRAHAGGAR
- a CDS encoding cation acetate symporter, producing MTTSLLMFVAFVLLTLGITFWASRRTQTTAEFYSAGRSITGFQNGWAVAGDYMSAASFLGIAGLIAFYGYDGFMYSVGWLVAYLTVLLLVAEPLRNTGKFTMADVLAFRLKSPKVRTVAAISTLTVSLFYMIAQMVGAGSLVSLLIPQISFNLAIVMVGALMLVYVIFGGMLATTWVQIVKAVLLMMGTILLSLLVMYRFNFSFLQFFDAVAGVTGQVCAEGAVKDGVCPGGGAPITKDFTQPGLYYHGKWGPLSLISLGIALIFGTAGLPHILVRFYTVPSAIAARTSVVWAMILIGSFYIMTTFLGFGAATLVGKANIGLMKEGKIVPNQNLAAPLLAQEVGGEIFLSFVAAIAFATILAVVAGLTIASSSAFAHDIWFSVVKRGEGHDEKEQVRVARIAAALIGVLSIGMAIALRSLNVAFLVGLAFAVAASANVPAILLTLYWRRFNTTGMVTGMLVGLISSVVLIVLSPAVMGVDPPTAASRHLIQAAAIFPLDNPAVVSVPLGFLAAILGSLLSRDPVSEAAYSELNVRANTGLGAV